Sequence from the Planctomycetota bacterium genome:
GGTACCGACGAGCAGGACGGCGTTTTCGTAACGGTGCGCGCCACGGTGAAAGCCGGGGCCGAGTGTGTCGTGAGTGATGAGCGGCTTGCCGCCGGGGAGGCAGACCTGCCCGCCGTGCGTGTGGCCTGCGAGGACGAGTGACGCGCCCAAGGGCCCGTGCGTCCGCAGCGCGTCGGGATAATGCGTGAGCAGCACGCGCGGCCGCTCCGGCTCCGGCAGCGTTCCAAGCCACGCCCGGCTGACCTCCCCGCGCCGGACGCCCGCAAGCCCGACGATCTCCAGCCCGCCCGCAAAGGCCAACTGGTTGCAAAGCACCGTTACGCCCATGTCGCCGAGCTTGGGGATGAGCAAGTCCGTGTCGTGATTCCCGACGATCGCGAAGACGCCGTGCTTGGCGGTGAAGCCGGCCAGGAGTTTTCGCAAGATCGGCACCGCTTCGCGATGGTCGAAACGGTCGTCGACGTAATCGCCGGTCATCAGAATCAGGTCCGGCGTGTTATCGGCGATCCGTGCAAGCAGCTTGTCGTAAGCCGGCTGCCAACGGGGTAGGGCGTGGATGTCGGTGATGTGCAATATCCGGAGCGGCTCGGGAACGTCGACGCCGGTCACGGTGAGGCGCTTTCGGGTGAAGCCCGTGGTCCGGCCGAGCACGAAGTTCGGGCCGTGTTCGAGCGTTTCGGTCTGAAAGTGCGGCGTTCCCATGGATGCTCGAATGTCGCCTGCGAGAGATGAATCGTCACCCAAGGGCGGTCGGCTTTGCGGCTCGGCGGCGCGGCGATACCATAGCCCGACCATGCCTCGCGGCCCCCGTTCCAATCCGACGACCATCGCTTTGTGGGTCAACGCTGTTCTGCTGTGCGGGATTCTCGTGGCACTGCTCGGCCGGTCGATCCCCGGCGGCAACGAGGCGTTCGCCCAACAGGCAATGCCCCCGATCGCCGGCGGCGGCGGTTTGTTCTTCATGCCTGGCCAGATCGACAGCAACCTCTACGGCGTGTAT
This genomic interval carries:
- a CDS encoding metallophosphoesterase; its protein translation is MGTPHFQTETLEHGPNFVLGRTTGFTRKRLTVTGVDVPEPLRILHITDIHALPRWQPAYDKLLARIADNTPDLILMTGDYVDDRFDHREAVPILRKLLAGFTAKHGVFAIVGNHDTDLLIPKLGDMGVTVLCNQLAFAGGLEIVGLAGVRRGEVSRAWLGTLPEPERPRVLLTHYPDALRTHGPLGASLVLAGHTHGGQVCLPGGKPLITHDTLGPGFHRGAHRYENAVLLVGTGLGCSTHHVRTWCPPEVWEVVLTPSQSDESP